In Actinomycetota bacterium, the genomic stretch CCCATGCGGACGAGGTCGTCGATCTCCCCGTGGAGCACCTCGCGCGGCAGGCGATACGACGGCACGCCGGAGTTGAGCGCGCCGCCGGGCATGTGGTCCTTCTCGTACACCGTGACCGCATGGCCGAGGCGCATCAGGTCCGCGGCCGCGGCCAGGCCGGCGGGGCCGGCGCCCACGATCGCGACATGCTTGCCGCTCGTGTGCTCGAAAGCCTGGATGCGCTCCTCGCGGACGGCCTCGAACGCCTCGTACGCCACGCGGTGCAGCGGCCGCACGGCGATCGGCTCGTCGTAGTCGTTGCGGCGGCACGCGGCCTCACACGGGTGATGGCAGATGCGCCCGAGGACGCCCGGCATCACGTTGCGCTCGCGCACGAGCTCGTACGCCTCGACCGGGCGCGCGTCCGCGATCAGGCTGTTCTGCCCGCGGACGTCGACGTTCGCGGGGCAGTTGCCCATGCAGGGCGGAAGGCGGTCCTCGCGGTGCATCCCGTCGACCACAGCGTTGTAGCCCACCGGCTCCGAGCGCACGAGCGCCACCTGGTCGACACCAAGGGTGCCGGTGAGCCGCAGCGCGCCGCGCCAGCGCGGCGACAGCGACACGCGCTCGCGCGGGTAGCGGACGGTCTTGGGCTTGCCCATCGCCCGCTTCGCCGTGATGCCGAGGCCCGTGGCGAGCGAGCGCCACGCGGCGAGGAAGCCCGCGACACCCCGCACCGGCTCCTCGGACACGACGATCTCCAGCGGCACCTTGTCGCCGTGATGCATGCCGTCGGCCGGCGGCGGGAACTCGTGGTGCTCGCTCTGCGTCACAGCCACGGAAGCACCGCCCCCACCAGCACGAGCTGGACGAGCGCGATGGGCGTGAGCACCTTCCACGCGGTGGCCATCAGCTGGTCGGGCCGCATACGCGGGAACGTCCACTTGACCCAGATCATGCTCGTGGCGATCAGCAGCGTGAGGAGCACGTACGCGAGCACGCCCGCCGCCCCCGGCAGCAGGCGCCAGCCGCCGAGGTACACCGCGGCGCCGAAGAGCGACGCGGCGACGATGCCACCGTACTCGCCCATCATGAAGACCGCCCACCGGATGCCGGTGTAGTCGGTGAAGTAGCCGGCCACCAGTTCCGACTCGGCCTCGGCGAGGTCGAAGGGCCCGCGGTTGAGTTCTGCGATCGACGAGATGTAGTACACGAGGAACGCAGGCACGAGCAGGAACGGCCACCACCATGCCCACCGCTCCATGACCTCGAGCGGGCGCAGCGACCCTGCAAGGAGCACCGGCGCGAGCACGGCCAGCGTGCGCGGGACCTCGTACGAGATCATCTGCGCGGCGCCCCGCACGCCGCCGATCGTCGCGAAGGTGTTGCGCGACGACCAGCCGCCCACCAAGACGCCGATGACCGACAGCGAGGGCACCGCGAGGAAGAACAGCACGCCGATGCCCGAGTCGAGCGGGGCGAAGCCCCTCGCGTACGGGATGACGAGCAGCGAGGCGGCGATGGGGATGAAGGTGAGCAGCGGCGCGAAGCGGAACAGCCACACGTCGGCCTGCGCCGGCGTCACGTCCTCCTTGAGCACGAGCTTCACGGTGTCCGCGAGCGTCTGGAGCAGGCCGAACGGGCCGGTCTCCTGCGGGCCGTACCGCATCTGGATGCGGCCGGCGACCTTGCGCTCCCACCACACGCCGAACAGCGCGGCCAGCGCGATGAGCAGGCCCGCGGCCAGCCCCCAGACCGCTCCTCCGAGCACGCCGGTCACCGGTCCACCTCGCCGAAGACAGGGTCGAGTGAGCCGAGGATCACGATGAGGTCCGAGAGCGTGTGACCCGGTGCGAGGTGCGACAGCAGCTGCAGGTTGCAGAAGGCCGGCGACCGGAACTTCAGGCGGTACGGGCGCGGCGAACCGTCCGACACCACGTAGACGCCGAGCGAGCCGCGCGCCGATTCGATGTGGTCGTACGCGTCGCCGGCCCGCGGAGCGAGCAGGCGCGGCAGCCCGGGTGTGACGATCGGCCCCGGCTCGACCTGGTCGAGCGCCTGCTCGATGATGCGCACCGACTCATACGCCTCGAACAGCCGGCACCGCGCACGGTCGAACGCGTCCCCGTTGGCGCCGAGCGGCACCTCGAAATCGAAACGCGGGTAGACCGAGTACGCATCGTCGCGGCGCAGGTCCCAATCCACGCCCGAGGCGCGCGCCGTGGGGCCGCTCGCACCGAACGCGACCGCGTCCGCCGCCGACAGCGCGCCGGCGCCCTGAAGGCGCCCGCGGGCGATGACGTTGCCGAAGAAGAGCCGGTCCATCTCGGCCAGGCCCTTGACGTGCGCCTTCAGGAACGCGCGGCAGGTCTCGACCCAGCCGTCGGGCAGGTCGAACGCGACGCCGCCGGGGCGCACGTAGCTGTAGGTGAGACGGGCGCCGCACAGCGACTCGAACAGCTCGACGATCCGCTCGCGCTCCTCGAAGGCGTAGACGAACATCGTGAACGCGCCGGTGTCGGCGGCCGAGGAGCCCAGCGCCATCATGTGGCTCGCGATCCGCTGCAGCTCGCAGACGATAACGCGCAGGTACTCGGCGCGCTCGGGGAGCCGGATGTCCGCGAGGCGCTCGACCGCGCGGCAGTACGCCCAGTTCGCGTACATCGAGCCGACGTAGTCGAGCCGGTCGGTCAGCGGCACGACCTGGCGGTAGGTGCGGTTCTCGGCGATCTTCTCGATCCCGCGGTGCAGGTAGCCGATGACGGTCTCGGCCTTCACGACGACCTCGCCGTCGAGGTGCGCGATGACGCGGCACACGCCGTGCGTGGATGGGTGCGACGGGCCGAGGTTGACGACGAGTTCCTCGACCGGCCGCCCATCGGCGCCGTCCACCATCCGCCTGCTGTCCACCTGCATCGTCATGCGTCAGATGTAGTCCGGCCTCGGGAGGACGTGCGGGTCCTCGTAGTCCTTGCGCAGCGGATGCCCGCGCCAGTCGTCCGGAAGCATGATGCGGCGCAGGTCGGGATGGCCCTCGAACACGATGCCGAAGAGGTCGTACGTCTCGCGCTCGTGCCAGTCCGCGCCCGGCCACAGCGCAGTGAGCGACGGCACGCGCGGCTCCGAGCGAGGCACGCGGCACTTCAGGAAGACCGCGGCGTGATGCTCGGGCGCGTGGAGGCGCACGACGATCTCGAACTGCTCGCCGTAGTCGACGGCCGTGACCATGCCGAGGCGGTCGAAGCCGAGCCGCTTGAGGTCTTCGGCCGAGGACAGTAGCGCGCCGGGCTCGACGGCCAGCACGCCGTCGCCGAACTCCACCGAGAACAGCGTGCACAGGTCCGGATAGGCGGCGCAGAGCATCTCGCGCAGGTCCTCGCCGGTCACGGCGCCTCCTCCGGCTCGCACGGCGCCTCCGGCAGCAGCAGGTCCGCACGGTGGGTGCGGCCTTCCGCGATGGACTCGGAACGGATCTTCTTCGCGAGCTGCAGCACGGCGTCCTGGAGCGACTCGGGGCGCGGCGGGCAACCGGCGATGTAGACGTCGACCGGGAGGAACTCGTCGACGCCGCGCACGACGGTGTACGAGTCGTGGAGGAAGATGCCGCCGGACACGGCGCAGTTGCCCATCGCGATGCACCACTTCGGCTCGGGCATCTGGTCCCAGAGGCGCTGGACTGCCGGCTGCATCTTCTTGGTGACGGTGCCCGCGACGACCATCACATCCACGTGCCGAGGATCGGGACGCGGGAACGCGCCGTGGCGGTCGAAGTCGAACTTCGCGAACGACGCGGCGATCAGCTCCATGGCGCAGCACGCGGTGCCCATCGGCATCACCCACGGCGAGTGGCCTCGCGCCCAGTCGATGAGCGCGTCGAGCGTGGTCAGCACGACGTCGCCGCCGGGCGCTGCGTCCAGCCCGCGGCCGATGGAGTCTACGACGGCCACTTCAGCGCCCCGGTCTTCCACGCGTACGCGAGCCCGAGTGCGAGGAACGCGACGAACGC encodes the following:
- a CDS encoding NADH-quinone oxidoreductase subunit C, translated to MLCAAYPDLCTLFSVEFGDGVLAVEPGALLSSAEDLKRLGFDRLGMVTAVDYGEQFEIVVRLHAPEHHAAVFLKCRVPRSEPRVPSLTALWPGADWHERETYDLFGIVFEGHPDLRRIMLPDDWRGHPLRKDYEDPHVLPRPDYI
- a CDS encoding NADH-quinone oxidoreductase subunit D; translated protein: MVDGADGRPVEELVVNLGPSHPSTHGVCRVIAHLDGEVVVKAETVIGYLHRGIEKIAENRTYRQVVPLTDRLDYVGSMYANWAYCRAVERLADIRLPERAEYLRVIVCELQRIASHMMALGSSAADTGAFTMFVYAFEERERIVELFESLCGARLTYSYVRPGGVAFDLPDGWVETCRAFLKAHVKGLAEMDRLFFGNVIARGRLQGAGALSAADAVAFGASGPTARASGVDWDLRRDDAYSVYPRFDFEVPLGANGDAFDRARCRLFEAYESVRIIEQALDQVEPGPIVTPGLPRLLAPRAGDAYDHIESARGSLGVYVVSDGSPRPYRLKFRSPAFCNLQLLSHLAPGHTLSDLIVILGSLDPVFGEVDR
- a CDS encoding NADH-quinone oxidoreductase subunit B, which gives rise to MAVVDSIGRGLDAAPGGDVVLTTLDALIDWARGHSPWVMPMGTACCAMELIAASFAKFDFDRHGAFPRPDPRHVDVMVVAGTVTKKMQPAVQRLWDQMPEPKWCIAMGNCAVSGGIFLHDSYTVVRGVDEFLPVDVYIAGCPPRPESLQDAVLQLAKKIRSESIAEGRTHRADLLLPEAPCEPEEAP
- the nuoH gene encoding NADH-quinone oxidoreductase subunit NuoH, with the translated sequence MQPAAAVAPRTGSHALGPHRDPRLTRPCLRRGGPVTGVLGGAVWGLAAGLLIALAALFGVWWERKVAGRIQMRYGPQETGPFGLLQTLADTVKLVLKEDVTPAQADVWLFRFAPLLTFIPIAASLLVIPYARGFAPLDSGIGVLFFLAVPSLSVIGVLVGGWSSRNTFATIGGVRGAAQMISYEVPRTLAVLAPVLLAGSLRPLEVMERWAWWWPFLLVPAFLVYYISSIAELNRGPFDLAEAESELVAGYFTDYTGIRWAVFMMGEYGGIVAASLFGAAVYLGGWRLLPGAAGVLAYVLLTLLIATSMIWVKWTFPRMRPDQLMATAWKVLTPIALVQLVLVGAVLPWL